CCGGCTGCGGCGTCGCGATGAGGACGCCGCTGCGCGTGGCGAACCGCACGGGGCCCTCGTGGGTGTGAGTGCTGTTCAGGACGTGTGCCGTGGCCAGTGTGGCGTGGCCGCACATAGCCACCTCGGCGACCGGCGTGAACCAGCGCAACGCCCAGTCGGCCTCGCCGCCCGCCGGGAGGGGGTGGGCGAACGCGGTCTCGGCGTGGTTGACCTCCTTGGCCACGTTCCGGAGCCAGGCGTCGTCCGGGAAGGCGTCGAGGAGGAGGACTCCGGCGGGGTTGCCGGAGAACGGGCGGTCGGTGAAGGCGTCGACGATACGAATGCGCATGGGACGACGCTAGGCGGTCCGTGGAGCCACGGGCCAAGGCCAATCCCAGGAGGGTGGACCGGATTTCGTGGGCCACTGCAATCGAGGGCGAGCTTCGTACGTCCGCCGGTGGCTTCGTATGCCCCGGCGGGCCAAGGGGGTGCTGTGGGGGACGTTCGAAACCCCTAGTGGACGGAGAAGCCGCCGTCGACGAAGATCGCCTGCCCGGTGATGTAGCCGGCTGAGCGTCCGGCCAGGAACACCGCGGCTCCGGCGAAGTCGTCGGCCAGACCGTTGCGGCCGGTCAGGGTGCGGGCGGCGAGCGCTGCCACCTGCTCCGGGTCGGACGACAGCCGGGTGTTGAGCGGGGTCGGGACGAAACCGGGCACGAGGGTGTTGCAGGTGACGCCGTGGGGCGACCACTCCTCGGCCTGCGAGCGGGCCAGCGCCTCCAGAGCGCCTTTGGAGACGCCGTAGGCGCCGCTGCGGACGAACGCCCGGTGTGCCTGCTGGGAGGTGATGTGGATGATGCGCCCGTAGCCCCGCTCGGCCATGCCGGGTCCGAAGCGCTGGCCCAGCAGGAAGGGTGCGTCCAGGTTCACGGCCATGGTGGTGTCCCATACGTCCTCTCCCAGGTCGCTCAGTGGGGGACGCAGGTTGATGCCGGCGCTGTTGACGAGGATGTCGGGTTCGCCGAACGCCTCGACGGCCTGCTCAGCAGCCGCGCGCACGCCGGCTCGGGTGCCCAGGTCGCCGCTCACCCAAGCCGCCCGGCAGCCGGCCGCGGTCAACTCTTCGGCCGTGGCCGCCAGTTCCGCCTCCTTGCGCGCGACGAGCACCACGCTCGCCCCGGCCCGGGCGAGAGCCGTGGTGATGGCCTTGCCGATGCCGGAGCTGCCGCCCGTCACCACGGCGACGCGGTCGTCGAGCGAGAACAGTTCGGTGAGATAGCCGTCGGAGATCATTCCCGCACCCTAGGGGGAAGCGCCGACGGCGGCGGAGTGCGGGGTGACCAGTGGTATTCGAGCGTGTTCGAAACACGCGGTGCGGGTCGAGGGGCGCCACTGACCACGGGGCGTCGCAGGAATGTCGGTTCCGGCCACGCACCCACGGGAGAGACACATGAATGCTGAACTCGCTGAACTCGCTGAACTCGCTGAACTCGCTGAGCGCGCGTCGCGCCTCGCTCGCACTCGGACTGGTAGCAGCGTCCGTGTTCACGACGGCTCTGGCCTCGCCGTCGGTCGCCGCCTGGCGCGTGGCACCAGGCCCGACTGAACGGGGCCGACAACCGAGCCGATGTGATCCAGCTGTACCCGTAGACGGCGATCCTCCTTGTCCGGGCCTTCGGCCGGGCCGCGTCACTCCATCGACTCCAGAATGCGGTCGAGTGTGCAGCGCCCCATGCTGCTCATCGCCGGATTGCTGTCGACGTAGTACCAGACGACACCCATCGCCTGTTCGAACGCCCATGCCTTGCCGCGCTCCCACTCCAGGTCGTCACAGGCCAGCGTCCGCCGGAACACTTCCCGCGGGCCTGGCCGCAACAGGTGCCAGGCACTGACCAGATCCAACGCCGGGTCGGCCGGGCCGAAGCCGCCGGTGTCGAGTACGCCGCTGAGCCGGTCTCCCGCGACCAGTACATTGCCGGGGATCAAGTCGCGATGGCTCATCACGTCGGCACCCGTGCGTGGCAACTCGCGAAGGTGACTCCACACCTTGCGCAGCCGGGGTACGTCGAGCAGCCCCTCGCTCTCCTCGAAGCACTTCGCCATCCAATCGTCGTGGTGAGCGAGAACGCCGCCACGACCCTCGCCGTCGAAGAGCCGCCCCCGCGTCTCGGCCTCCCGGAGGGCTGCGATCAGGGCCGCAAGGTCCTCCGCAAAGGCGTCCGACCCACTCGGGTCGGCATCCGAGGCGACCGTTCCCGGCAGCCATGTCTGGACCGACCACGGCATGGGGTAACCCGCTCCAGGCTTTCCCAGGGCGACGGGCTCCGGGGCGGGGAACGGGGACGCCTGCG
The DNA window shown above is from Streptomyces akebiae and carries:
- a CDS encoding SDR family NAD(P)-dependent oxidoreductase, whose amino-acid sequence is MISDGYLTELFSLDDRVAVVTGGSSGIGKAITTALARAGASVVLVARKEAELAATAEELTAAGCRAAWVSGDLGTRAGVRAAAEQAVEAFGEPDILVNSAGINLRPPLSDLGEDVWDTTMAVNLDAPFLLGQRFGPGMAERGYGRIIHITSQQAHRAFVRSGAYGVSKGALEALARSQAEEWSPHGVTCNTLVPGFVPTPLNTRLSSDPEQVAALAARTLTGRNGLADDFAGAAVFLAGRSAGYITGQAIFVDGGFSVH
- a CDS encoding aminoglycoside phosphotransferase family protein encodes the protein MNMHDDQVDVTVETVATLVQEQFPQWSGKAVRLLPSTGTVNAIFRIGDNLSARFPLRPTDAAEALASLEQEARASAELAQASPFPAPEPVALGKPGAGYPMPWSVQTWLPGTVASDADPSGSDAFAEDLAALIAALREAETRGRLFDGEGRGGVLAHHDDWMAKCFEESEGLLDVPRLRKVWSHLRELPRTGADVMSHRDLIPGNVLVAGDRLSGVLDTGGFGPADPALDLVSAWHLLRPGPREVFRRTLACDDLEWERGKAWAFEQAMGVVWYYVDSNPAMSSMGRCTLDRILESME